A single genomic interval of Adhaeribacter pallidiroseus harbors:
- a CDS encoding FtsL-like putative cell division protein, with translation MAYNTVKERPPVKVKTNTLRPVPVPAPVEVPRQKGTSLFHLLDRYTKVDIIFQDGLPVKYLPYVLYIMAVTLFYIGNTHYAEKTIRKIDRTKSETEDLRADYTTLKSDYMEASKQSEVARKVAPAGIIESSSPPYQIRVDGEEY, from the coding sequence ATGGCCTACAACACAGTAAAGGAAAGACCCCCGGTAAAGGTAAAAACCAATACCCTGCGCCCGGTGCCGGTACCCGCCCCGGTAGAAGTGCCCCGCCAAAAAGGCACCAGCTTGTTTCATTTACTGGACCGCTACACCAAAGTAGATATCATTTTTCAGGATGGCTTGCCGGTAAAATACCTGCCTTATGTGCTCTATATTATGGCCGTAACTTTATTTTACATCGGTAACACCCATTACGCCGAAAAAACCATTCGGAAAATAGACCGCACCAAAAGCGAAACCGAAGATTTACGCGCCGATTATACCACGCTGAAATCGGATTACATGGAGGCCAGCAAGCAAAGCGAAGTAGCCCGCAAAGTAGCGCCCGCCGGTATCATCGAAAGTTCCTCACCACCTTATCAAATTAGAGTAGATGGGGAAGAATATTAA